A DNA window from Engystomops pustulosus chromosome 6, aEngPut4.maternal, whole genome shotgun sequence contains the following coding sequences:
- the LOC140065342 gene encoding chemerin-like receptor 1 codes for MENESSLDHTITWNIYCNLTDREDGRQVHVTSVVSAVICSLVFLLGPPVNGFVLWIKFFKMEKKYRTILYLHFFFAGFIFSIFQLLNTVYFALDLHWPFGSFLCRLHGAIFHLYMFVSALILALFSIDYCLVVLFPIRYNIYRTKGLANKKVLAIWIFSLGVSVLYFIFKNTYNCQNSTKCLYSVLHNEKVQYQSIVTTAFVLGFVMPFLVIISCFIITGLFYHRKKNSKYTTSLKLIFSIQLCFALCWFPHHVFSFLSSSITEEDLLIVRGLQLSTALASLTTCINPVMYAFVCPHFKKVFSIQSLISKKT; via the coding sequence ATGGAGAATGAATCAAGTCTTGACCATACAATAACTTGGAATATATATTGTAATCTCACAGACAGGGAAGATGGCCGCCAAGTCCATGTCACCAGTGTTGTATCTGCTGTAATTTGTTCCTTGGTTTTCTTATTGGGGCCACCAGTGAATGGCTTTGTCCTATGGATAAAATTCTTCAAGATGGAGAAGAAATACCGGACAATCTTATACCTTCATTTTTTCTTTGCAGGCTTTATCTTCTCAATATTCCAACTTCTGAACACGGTCTACTTTGCCTTAGATCTTCACTGGCCCTTTGGGTCTTTCCTGTGTAGGTTGCATGGTGCCATTTTCCATCTCTACATGTTTGTGAGCGCCCTCATTCTTGCCCTTTTCAGTATAGACTATTGCCTGGTGGTTCTGTTTCCCATTCGATACAATATTTATAGGACCAAGGGGTTGGCTAATAAGAAGGTCCTGGCCATCTGGATCTTCTCTCTTGGGGTCAGTGTTCTTTACTTCATCTTCAAAAACACATATAATTGTCAGAACTCAACCAAATGTCTGTATAGTGTTCTCCACAATGAGAAGGTCCAGTATCAGTCCATAGTGACCACCGCCTTTGTACTTGGCTTCGTCATGCCCTTCTTGGTCATCATTTCCTGTTTCATCATCACCGGACTGTTCTATCACAGGAAGAAAAACTCCAAATATACCACAAGCCTCAAACTCATTTTCTCCATCCAGTTGTGCTTTGCCCTTTGTTGGTTTCCTCATCATGTCTTCTCCTTTCTGTCATCTTCTATTACTGAAGAAGATTTGTTGATTGTCAGGGGTCTTCAACTCTCCACAGCTTTGGCCTCATTGACTACTTGTATAAACCCAGTAATGTACGCATTTGTTTGTCCACATTTTAAGAAAGTTTTTTCTATTCAATCTCTGATctccaaaaaaacataa
- the LOC140065341 gene encoding chemerin-like receptor 1: MMINETLSNITTAKTPIQIFQIVIYSAVSFLGATGNALVIWFCLVRMKKTVNVVWFLNLAMADFTFAMLLPFVITSTILDYHWPFGDFMCRLIWFLLFLNMAISVLQLMVISLDRCVNVLFPVWCRKHRTRRLALIVLLIIWVISVTLTLPSYILRITINEEDKIICILRAGETWIPLTRFFLFFLMPFIVIVSCYTIIMLHIKDKSIIRSSKPLKLIVAVVIAFFVCWFPYHFFFLFSLFQSTSNKFFKIGIEISVALMLFNSCINPFLYVFIGRDFKQKFWGSFQAMLEKAFKEDAEKTDLKNSKTHSSVEHRLTSFYVKDKAVNNS, encoded by the coding sequence ATGATGATCAATGAGACCCTTAGTAATATAACCACAGCAAAAACCCCAATTCAAATATTCCAAATAGTGATCTACTCAGCAGTGAGTTTCCTGGGAGCCacgggaaatgcactggtcatcTGGTTCTGCCTCGTCCGCATGAAGAAGACTGTCAATGTGGTCTGGTTCCTAAACCTAGCCATGGCGGATTTCACGTTTGCAATGCTTTTGCCTTTTGTTATTACAAGTACTATCCTTGATTATCATTGGCCATTTGGAGACTTTATGTGTAGGCTCATCTGGTTTTTATTGTTCCTGAACATGGCCATCAGTGTCCTCCAGCTCATGGTCATCAGTCTAGACCGTTGTGTCAATGTTTTATTCCCAGTATGGTGTCGCAAACACCGGACAAGAAGATTGGCTTTGATTGTATTACTAATCATTTGGGTTATTTCTGTGACCCTAACATTACCTTCTTACATCTTGAGAATTACAATCAATGAAGAAGATAAGATCATTTGCATACTCAGAGCTGGTGAGACCTGGATACCACTCAcaagattttttttgttcttcttgATGCCATTTATTGTCATTGTCTCGTGTTACACAATCATTATGTTGCACATCAAAGACAAAAGCATCATCAGATCCTCGAAACCTTTGAAGCTCATTGTAGCCGTGGTCATCGCTTTCTTCGTTTGTTGGTTTCCATatcatttcttttttctttttagtttatTTCAATCAACAAGTAACAAGTTCTTTAAAATTGGAATTGAAATTTCTGTAGCCCTGATGCTTTTTAATAGTTGTATTAACCCCTTTCTGTACGTTTTCATTGGTCGGGATTTCAAACAAAAGTTCTGGGGCTCTTTCCAGGCTATGTTAGAGAAGGCCTTCAAAGAAGACGCGGAGAAGACTGATTTGAAGAACAGCAAAACTCACAGTTCTGTTGAGCATCGGCTTACATCGTTTTATGTTAAGGATAAAGCAGTCAACAATTCTTAG